From the Candidatus Bathyarchaeota archaeon genome, one window contains:
- a CDS encoding glycerate kinase produces the protein MFQIANQNQLVKNGETPTLQKARDIVLKSFQCALNAIDPKTLLRSRLSLKNSTLSVEDFSFDLSRFEHVYVVGGGKASGLMAQALEDLIGNYITTGFVNIPYGEKPQTQIITLNQTRHPTPDQAGINGTQQMERLVEKSTQNDLIICLISGGGSSLMPLPADSITLKEKCALTTAMLRSGATINEINSIRKHTSAFKGGWFAKKAYPATVLNLILSDVVGDPLDVIASGPTVPDPTTFSDAKNILDKYALWDYTPLSVRQFLLDGIAGAVAETPKPGDKSFERVHNVVVGNNRLASLAVIDCLKSEGLNTLLLSSTLEGEARHVGTMLASVAREVDLSGNPVPRPAGIVLGGETTVTVKGEGKGGRNQELALAAALKLQNIKNCVVASLCTDGVDGPTDVAGAIVDENTLQKAQKQGLNAQDLLADNDSYPFFEKLQDQIFTGATGTNVNDISVIVLL, from the coding sequence ATGTTTCAAATAGCTAACCAGAACCAGCTTGTCAAGAACGGTGAGACGCCGACTTTGCAAAAAGCCCGTGACATAGTTCTCAAAAGCTTCCAATGCGCCCTAAACGCTATCGACCCAAAGACTCTTTTGCGTTCTAGGCTTTCGCTAAAAAACAGCACGTTAAGCGTAGAGGATTTCTCTTTTGACTTAAGCCGTTTTGAACATGTCTACGTGGTGGGCGGAGGCAAAGCTTCAGGGTTAATGGCTCAAGCCCTCGAAGACTTAATTGGTAACTACATAACCACCGGTTTTGTAAACATACCCTACGGCGAAAAACCCCAAACCCAAATCATCACGTTAAACCAAACCCGCCACCCCACCCCCGACCAAGCAGGCATAAACGGAACCCAACAAATGGAACGCCTCGTCGAAAAATCCACCCAAAATGACCTCATAATCTGTTTAATCTCAGGCGGCGGCTCAAGCCTCATGCCCCTGCCCGCAGACAGCATCACCCTAAAAGAAAAATGCGCCCTCACCACCGCCATGCTAAGAAGCGGAGCCACCATAAACGAAATCAACTCCATACGCAAACACACCTCCGCCTTCAAAGGAGGCTGGTTCGCAAAAAAAGCCTACCCCGCAACCGTCCTAAACCTCATACTCTCCGACGTAGTAGGCGACCCCCTAGACGTAATCGCTTCAGGACCAACCGTGCCCGACCCAACCACCTTCTCTGACGCCAAAAACATTCTTGACAAGTACGCACTGTGGGATTACACGCCGCTTTCGGTACGCCAGTTTTTGCTTGACGGCATTGCCGGTGCCGTTGCTGAGACTCCTAAACCGGGGGATAAGTCGTTTGAGCGAGTTCACAATGTGGTTGTGGGTAATAACCGTCTTGCCAGTTTAGCTGTAATTGACTGCCTAAAATCTGAAGGCTTAAACACGCTGCTGCTAAGCTCCACGTTAGAGGGCGAAGCAAGACACGTAGGCACCATGCTCGCTTCAGTTGCCCGCGAAGTAGACTTGTCAGGAAATCCTGTGCCCCGACCCGCAGGAATTGTCTTAGGCGGCGAAACAACCGTCACCGTCAAAGGAGAAGGCAAAGGCGGACGAAACCAAGAACTTGCCCTAGCCGCTGCCCTAAAACTCCAAAACATCAAAAACTGCGTAGTTGCCTCCTTATGCACAGACGGCGTAGACGGACCAACAGACGTTGCAGGCGCAATAGTTGATGAGAACACCCTGCAAAAAGCCCAAAAACAAGGCTTAAACGCGCAAGACCTCCTAGCAGACAACGACTCCTACCCGTTCTTCGAAAAACTCCAAGACCAAATCTTCACAGGCGCCACAGGAACAAATGTCAACGATATATCCGTAATTGTCCTCCTATAA
- a CDS encoding 30S ribosomal protein S17e, with amino-acid sequence MGKVKTEQVKRLGKALMARYPEKFGVTFDDNKHAVDQLTQGTTTRIRNKVAGYITRTLALSQDVQSDQDDLLEEEIDV; translated from the coding sequence ATGGGAAAAGTAAAAACAGAACAGGTAAAACGCTTGGGCAAAGCTCTCATGGCGCGTTATCCAGAGAAATTCGGAGTAACCTTTGACGACAACAAACACGCCGTTGACCAGCTAACACAAGGCACCACCACCCGCATACGCAACAAAGTCGCAGGATACATAACCCGCACCTTAGCGTTGTCTCAGGATGTTCAATCTGACCAAGACGACCTGCTTGAAGAAGAAATAGACGTATAA
- a CDS encoding S-adenosyl-l-methionine hydroxide adenosyltransferase family protein — translation MPPQIITLTTDFGLKDPYAAQLKAVILTLCPKATIVDTTHQIEKFNIRNGAYTLSCAAPYFPQGTIHVAVVDPGVGTQRRPIIIQTKKGFFVGPDNGLLLLAAKPQTIIAAHQITNPKFTLPHVCSTFHGRDIFAPAAAHLANGVAIDTFGEKIAIDELETPTFASVAVQETRVMGEVLHVDGFGNVITNVYPVDVKSLNVDLFAVELPCAQLKLGFSKTYGDVEPKQPLLLVGSHGYLEIALNQGSTADKLQIRVGDKIVFSVV, via the coding sequence ATGCCTCCGCAAATAATTACCCTAACAACCGATTTTGGCTTAAAAGATCCCTACGCAGCCCAACTTAAAGCCGTAATCCTTACTCTGTGCCCCAAAGCAACCATAGTGGACACAACACATCAAATAGAAAAATTCAACATAAGAAACGGGGCCTACACCCTATCTTGCGCTGCCCCCTACTTCCCCCAAGGTACCATCCACGTCGCCGTCGTAGACCCAGGAGTAGGCACCCAACGACGCCCCATCATCATACAAACCAAAAAAGGCTTCTTTGTTGGACCCGACAACGGCTTGCTTTTATTAGCCGCCAAACCCCAAACCATAATTGCCGCTCACCAAATCACAAACCCCAAATTCACCCTCCCACACGTTTGCTCTACCTTCCACGGCAGAGACATCTTCGCCCCTGCAGCCGCCCATCTCGCAAACGGTGTAGCAATCGACACATTTGGGGAAAAAATAGCCATTGATGAACTGGAAACTCCTACTTTTGCGTCTGTTGCCGTCCAAGAAACTCGGGTGATGGGGGAGGTTTTGCATGTGGATGGCTTTGGCAACGTAATCACTAATGTGTACCCTGTGGACGTTAAGTCTTTGAATGTTGATTTGTTTGCTGTGGAGTTGCCTTGTGCGCAGTTGAAGCTTGGTTTTTCCAAGACTTACGGCGACGTTGAACCAAAGCAGCCTTTGCTTCTTGTCGGCAGCCACGGCTACCTCGAAATCGCCCTAAACCAAGGTAGCACCGCTGATAAACTTCAAATCCGCGTGGGGGACAAAATCGTTTTTTCTGTTGTGTAG
- a CDS encoding coenzyme F420-0:L-glutamate ligase, whose product MAYWKPKTDYALEIARAVSGRVEDGDFVVVSEKALSTARGNLVDESVFEAGFTARVLANFWMPYVWGGCLGVVCRLGQRLRRRLQQYPREGAAHKQVSLEYAGFWQALLFGSEGAIDGSNLPYAYVCLPLNNPKAIAQEIQKQIHTTTHKNVAVLIVDTDKTYTFKNYHFTPRPNPLVGIHSHGAVFAYVVGRFFKLRRRPTPLAVAGASLAASQALTIANVADHASGPGSGATVWDMAARFKVAPTAVTWDMLAQIHHKPVVLVRRARKFCSV is encoded by the coding sequence ATGGCTTACTGGAAGCCCAAGACAGATTATGCTCTGGAGATAGCAAGGGCTGTATCGGGTAGGGTGGAGGATGGCGATTTTGTGGTGGTCTCTGAAAAAGCGCTGTCAACTGCGCGGGGGAACTTGGTGGATGAATCAGTTTTTGAGGCTGGGTTCACTGCGCGGGTTTTGGCTAATTTTTGGATGCCTTATGTTTGGGGGGGCTGTTTGGGGGTTGTTTGCCGCCTTGGACAACGCTTGCGCCGCAGGCTACAACAGTATCCACGGGAGGGTGCAGCTCACAAACAGGTCTCCTTGGAGTATGCGGGTTTTTGGCAGGCTCTACTGTTTGGTTCAGAAGGCGCAATAGACGGCTCCAACTTGCCCTACGCCTACGTCTGCTTGCCCCTAAACAACCCAAAAGCTATAGCTCAAGAAATCCAAAAACAAATCCACACCACGACCCACAAAAACGTTGCCGTCCTAATCGTGGACACCGACAAAACCTACACCTTCAAAAACTACCACTTCACCCCACGCCCAAACCCCCTCGTTGGCATCCACTCCCACGGCGCAGTCTTCGCATATGTTGTGGGCAGATTCTTTAAGCTTCGCAGGCGCCCTACGCCTCTTGCTGTTGCGGGGGCTTCTCTTGCAGCATCTCAAGCTTTGACTATAGCTAACGTTGCAGACCACGCCAGCGGACCTGGCTCAGGCGCGACTGTGTGGGATATGGCTGCACGCTTCAAAGTTGCTCCAACCGCGGTGACCTGGGATATGCTTGCACAGATACACCATAAACCTGTGGTTTTGGTTCGCAGAGCACGCAAATTTTGCTCTGTTTAG
- a CDS encoding NFYB/HAP3 family transcription factor subunit, translated as MADLELAVAPMHRLCKKAGADRVSEAAAKELAEALESIGVKIAKEALDFAMHAGRKTIKSEDIEIATKKVMGK; from the coding sequence ATGGCTGATTTAGAACTAGCAGTAGCTCCGATGCACAGATTATGCAAGAAAGCGGGAGCAGACAGAGTAAGCGAAGCAGCGGCAAAAGAACTAGCCGAGGCACTAGAATCAATCGGCGTAAAAATCGCCAAAGAAGCCTTAGACTTCGCCATGCACGCAGGAAGAAAAACCATCAAATCAGAAGACATAGAAATCGCCACCAAAAAAGTAATGGGAAAATAA
- a CDS encoding MoaD/ThiS family protein, protein MTLTLKFIGALRHAIGKDTYFLDCPQPLSMLELINELSKVAPQMRSSLLDEQLEEPKPNALILVNGKEISILKGLQTPIKDGDEIVFIPVVHGG, encoded by the coding sequence ATGACCTTGACTTTGAAGTTTATTGGGGCACTGCGCCACGCCATCGGCAAAGACACTTACTTCCTTGATTGTCCACAGCCGCTTTCCATGCTCGAGTTAATTAACGAACTCTCCAAGGTTGCGCCCCAAATGCGTAGTAGCCTCTTAGACGAGCAGCTTGAAGAACCCAAACCCAACGCACTCATCTTAGTTAACGGCAAAGAAATCAGCATCCTCAAAGGGCTCCAAACCCCCATAAAAGACGGCGACGAAATAGTCTTCATACCTGTAGTACACGGCGGCTAA
- a CDS encoding TatD family hydrolase: protein MRLVDAHIHLTDAQYAGCADMLIEDAKAAGVTAMVSNAMDYQTSVECLKLAQQHPNLVHVALGIHPWNVNVLKPGETEELTELILQEHQKGNVLAIGEIGLDCKYESIWESQLKVFDKMLHLAEKLDLPAIIHSRGTTSFIVDMLPSYNLKRVLLHWFSHPMTALKQAVDHGYYITEGPPVVYSQGIRDVVTAVPLENFLTETDGPVIFRKAPFNGQMTKPSFVSEVVSAVAEIKNMKPDDVAEQVMSNFEAFFDLKLDSSNQAQQ from the coding sequence ATGAGATTAGTGGATGCTCACATACACCTTACTGACGCCCAGTACGCTGGATGCGCCGACATGCTAATAGAGGACGCCAAAGCTGCAGGCGTAACTGCGATGGTATCTAACGCTATGGATTACCAAACAAGCGTTGAGTGCCTAAAACTTGCCCAGCAGCATCCCAACCTAGTGCATGTCGCCTTGGGCATTCACCCCTGGAACGTTAATGTCCTCAAACCAGGCGAAACCGAAGAACTCACAGAGCTCATCTTGCAAGAGCACCAGAAAGGCAACGTCTTAGCCATAGGCGAAATCGGGTTAGACTGCAAATACGAATCCATCTGGGAAAGCCAACTCAAAGTCTTTGACAAAATGCTACATCTAGCCGAAAAACTCGACCTGCCAGCTATAATACACTCACGCGGGACCACCTCCTTTATCGTGGACATGTTGCCCTCGTACAATCTGAAGCGGGTTTTGCTGCACTGGTTTAGCCACCCCATGACCGCGCTCAAACAAGCCGTAGACCACGGCTACTACATAACCGAAGGTCCCCCCGTCGTGTACTCGCAGGGCATACGCGATGTCGTAACTGCGGTTCCTTTGGAGAATTTTTTAACTGAAACCGACGGGCCAGTGATTTTCCGCAAGGCGCCTTTCAACGGGCAGATGACTAAGCCCTCATTTGTAAGTGAGGTGGTTTCTGCGGTGGCTGAAATCAAAAACATGAAGCCCGACGACGTCGCTGAACAGGTGATGTCTAATTTTGAAGCGTTCTTTGACCTAAAACTTGATTCTTCCAACCAAGCACAGCAGTAA